Proteins from a single region of Armatimonadia bacterium:
- a CDS encoding phage holin family protein, with translation MSAAQDGGDGIVSEEQPLGQLLREFIATLGAYLKQNAADAVHVILAEPLKRAAKKVLLLGLALGLAIMAGVFLALAGFNVLYAWLGTKAAAYSVAFGVCAIAGALCAWGVMRDARRSDEDPGDR, from the coding sequence GTGTCGGCTGCCCAGGATGGCGGTGATGGCATCGTGTCCGAGGAGCAGCCGCTGGGGCAACTCCTGCGTGAGTTCATCGCCACTCTTGGCGCCTACCTCAAGCAGAACGCAGCCGACGCCGTACATGTCATCCTTGCCGAGCCGCTGAAGAGGGCGGCGAAGAAGGTGCTGCTCCTGGGCCTGGCGCTGGGCCTGGCGATCATGGCCGGAGTGTTTCTCGCCCTGGCCGGGTTCAACGTCCTCTACGCCTGGCTGGGAACCAAGGCCGCTGCCTATTCTGTTGCCTTTGGAGTATGCGCGATCGCCGGTGCTCTCTGCGCCTGGGGGGTGATGCGGGATGCCCGACGCAGCGACGAAGACCCGGGTGACCGCTGA
- a CDS encoding TldD/PmbA family protein: MREMLEEVLQYAKSLGASFADLRLTEGTGTGVSVQDGIADRVSTASSRGAGVRVLVDGAWGFAPTNNPTREELRGCVEDAVSMARAASPNVTDPGMVAQFEPVEAHDEADFKVDPREIPLQDRVSAIYELEKLAREQDPRIVNTVANYRDSAGSEIIANSEGTYIEGSSVRCGLNVHVTAQEGDVRQTASKNRSNSTGYELIQGIDPEDFAAKTARKAVEMLSAKRAPAGKFDVVIDSIICGLLVHEAFGHNCEADAVWAGESILRDKLGKPVAAETVNIYDDPTLEKLNGSFAYDDEGTRATRHVLVENGILQGYLHSLETAARLGAVPQGSARAQGHSYPPIVRMSNTYIEPGDWTFDEMLEQVRNGLYLSGGHWGYVFTAQGQFTCNVEHAFAIEDGELGQHYRNVCISGLTLETLQKVTAVGDDLTFELGGTCGKDGQGAPVDSGGPHLAIEQVVVGGQE, translated from the coding sequence ATGCGTGAGATGCTGGAAGAAGTACTGCAGTACGCCAAGAGCCTCGGCGCGTCCTTCGCCGACCTTCGTCTCACCGAGGGAACGGGCACCGGCGTGTCGGTGCAGGATGGGATCGCCGATCGGGTCAGCACCGCCTCGAGTCGAGGAGCGGGTGTACGCGTCCTCGTGGACGGTGCCTGGGGCTTCGCACCGACCAACAACCCGACTCGCGAGGAGCTCCGGGGCTGTGTCGAGGACGCGGTGAGCATGGCCCGCGCTGCGAGCCCAAACGTGACCGACCCCGGCATGGTCGCGCAGTTTGAGCCCGTTGAGGCCCACGACGAGGCCGACTTCAAGGTCGATCCCCGCGAGATTCCGCTGCAGGACCGCGTCAGCGCCATCTACGAACTGGAGAAGCTGGCTCGGGAGCAGGACCCGCGCATCGTCAACACCGTTGCCAACTACCGCGACAGCGCCGGCTCGGAGATCATCGCCAACAGTGAGGGCACCTACATCGAGGGCTCCTCGGTGCGCTGCGGGCTGAACGTCCACGTGACCGCGCAAGAGGGCGACGTGCGACAGACGGCCTCGAAAAACCGCTCGAACTCAACGGGGTATGAGCTCATTCAGGGCATCGACCCGGAGGATTTCGCTGCGAAGACGGCCCGGAAGGCTGTGGAGATGCTGTCCGCCAAGCGCGCACCGGCAGGGAAGTTCGACGTCGTGATCGACTCCATCATCTGCGGGCTGCTCGTCCACGAGGCCTTTGGGCACAACTGTGAAGCCGACGCCGTCTGGGCCGGGGAGTCGATCCTGAGGGACAAACTCGGGAAGCCGGTAGCGGCGGAGACCGTGAACATCTACGACGACCCGACGCTGGAGAAGCTCAACGGCTCCTTCGCCTACGACGACGAGGGCACCCGTGCCACCCGTCACGTCCTGGTTGAGAACGGCATCCTCCAGGGCTACCTACACAGCCTCGAGACGGCCGCGCGACTTGGTGCCGTTCCGCAGGGCAGTGCTCGGGCACAGGGCCACTCCTACCCGCCCATCGTGCGGATGAGCAATACGTACATCGAGCCCGGCGACTGGACCTTCGACGAGATGCTGGAGCAGGTCCGCAACGGCCTGTACCTGAGCGGCGGTCACTGGGGCTATGTCTTCACGGCCCAGGGGCAGTTCACGTGCAACGTCGAGCACGCCTTCGCGATCGAGGACGGCGAGCTCGGCCAGCACTACCGCAATGTGTGCATCTCCGGGCTGACACTGGAGACGCTGCAGAAGGTCACTGCCGTCGGCGACGATCTGACCTTTGAGCTGGGCGGAACCTGTGGCAAGGATGGCCAAGGCGCCCCGGTAGACTCCGGCGGCCCGCATCTGGCCATTGAGCAAGTCGTGGTCGGTGGCCAGGAGTAG
- a CDS encoding peptidoglycan bridge formation glycyltransferase FemA/FemB family protein codes for MQSCESNRHEWNEFVAAHPYGDVLQCWEWGELKSRTGWEPLHFCVRRDDRLVATALVLKRPLPHTRRSLFYCPRGPLVDPTVPEALSELVACIRQGAREHGGIALKTDPAVPASEQSFAAALRQCGFAAPRAAGHGFGATQPRSVMKVDISRDEDALLASFHSKWRYNVRLAARKGVTVTTEVSPAAMDAFYDVLQVTAERDGFRVRARSYFQDLLERILQRGLGTLFLARAGEAVASGAIAFALGRQCWYVYGASDNEHRNLMPNHLMQWEMMRWAKAQGCTVYDMRGVSPEVEGEPTEPHIAGLNRFKRGFGAEYVEYLGDWDLVFSPLWYALFERLLPVVRQLKSRGRQEHKSPEGD; via the coding sequence ATGCAGTCTTGTGAATCCAACCGACACGAGTGGAACGAGTTTGTCGCTGCGCATCCGTACGGAGACGTGCTCCAGTGCTGGGAGTGGGGAGAGCTCAAATCCCGCACCGGCTGGGAGCCGCTGCACTTCTGCGTCCGGCGTGACGACCGTCTCGTAGCCACTGCCCTGGTACTCAAGCGACCTCTCCCCCACACTCGGCGGAGTCTGTTCTATTGCCCCCGTGGACCGCTCGTTGACCCGACGGTTCCGGAGGCTCTCAGCGAACTCGTGGCCTGCATCCGCCAGGGAGCGCGCGAGCATGGCGGCATCGCCCTGAAGACGGATCCGGCTGTCCCGGCCTCGGAGCAGTCCTTCGCAGCGGCCCTGCGTCAGTGTGGCTTCGCGGCACCCAGGGCCGCCGGTCACGGTTTCGGTGCGACCCAGCCGCGCTCGGTCATGAAGGTCGACATCTCGAGGGATGAGGACGCGCTCCTCGCGAGCTTCCACTCCAAGTGGCGCTACAACGTCCGGCTTGCCGCCCGCAAGGGTGTGACGGTGACCACCGAAGTGAGCCCGGCCGCCATGGACGCCTTCTATGATGTGCTGCAGGTGACCGCCGAGCGTGATGGGTTCCGCGTCCGGGCGCGGTCGTACTTCCAGGACCTGCTCGAGAGGATCCTACAGCGGGGCCTGGGCACGCTCTTTCTGGCGCGTGCCGGTGAGGCAGTTGCTTCCGGAGCGATTGCCTTCGCCCTGGGGCGGCAGTGCTGGTACGTCTACGGCGCCTCTGACAACGAGCACCGCAACCTGATGCCGAATCACCTGATGCAGTGGGAAATGATGCGGTGGGCGAAGGCCCAGGGCTGCACGGTCTACGACATGCGGGGCGTCTCGCCGGAGGTCGAGGGCGAGCCAACCGAGCCCCACATTGCCGGACTGAACCGCTTCAAAAGAGGTTTCGGGGCCGAGTATGTTGAATATCTTGGCGATTGGGACCTCGTGTTCTCGCCACTGTGGTACGCGCTGTTCGAACGTCTGCTGCCAGTGGTTCGGCAGCTCAAATCCCGCGGCCGCCAGGAGCACAAATCCCCTGAGGGTGACTGA